A single Sphingomonas kaistensis DNA region contains:
- a CDS encoding undecaprenyl-diphosphate phosphatase, producing the protein MPILWLVIILGVVEGLTEYLPVSSTGHLILATELLGFDATDWEAFNVAIQPGAIFAIVVLYWRTFWDVFTGLFRKEAGAWRFVRNLVVACVPAVVLALLFGDQIEKLLGNAVVVCWALIIGGVAILILEKVVRPKECNGVQNLSLRQSALVGAVQCVAMIPGVSRSGATILGAMALGVDRKTAAEFSFFLAMPTLSGATAYYLLKHHDRIEPAMVGNILIGSLVSFVVAIVVVKLFVAFVTRHGFAPFGWYRIVAGAAALTWLTLR; encoded by the coding sequence ATGCCGATACTCTGGCTGGTCATCATCCTCGGCGTCGTCGAGGGCCTCACCGAATATCTGCCCGTCAGTTCGACCGGGCACCTGATCCTCGCCACCGAACTGCTCGGTTTCGACGCCACCGACTGGGAAGCGTTCAACGTCGCGATCCAGCCGGGCGCGATTTTCGCCATCGTGGTGCTTTACTGGCGGACCTTCTGGGATGTGTTCACCGGCCTGTTCCGCAAGGAAGCCGGCGCCTGGCGCTTCGTTCGCAACCTCGTCGTCGCCTGCGTCCCCGCGGTGGTACTGGCGCTCTTGTTCGGCGATCAGATCGAGAAATTGCTTGGCAATGCGGTGGTGGTCTGCTGGGCGCTGATCATCGGCGGCGTCGCGATCCTGATCCTCGAAAAGGTCGTTCGCCCGAAGGAATGCAACGGCGTCCAAAACCTATCACTCAGGCAATCGGCGCTGGTCGGCGCGGTGCAGTGCGTGGCGATGATCCCGGGTGTCAGCCGCTCGGGCGCGACCATCCTTGGCGCGATGGCCTTGGGCGTCGACCGCAAGACTGCGGCGGAATTCAGCTTCTTCCTCGCCATGCCGACCCTGTCGGGCGCGACGGCCTACTACTTGCTCAAGCACCACGACCGGATCGAGCCGGCGATGGTCGGCAACATCCTGATCGGCAGCCTGGTCAGCTTCGTGGTCGCGATCGTGGTGGTGAAGCTGTTTGTTGCTTTCGTCACTCGCCACGGCTTCGCGCCCTTCGGCTGGTACCGGATCGTGGCGGGGGCCGCGGCGCTGACCTGGCTGACGCTGCGCTGA
- the rplQ gene encoding 50S ribosomal protein L17 translates to MRHRVGHRKLQRTSAHRAAMFRNMAAALIKHEQITTTLAKAKELRPYTEKLVTLAKKGGLSNRRLAHARLLDDAMLVKLFDVLAERYAGRSGGYCRVVKAGIRLSDAAPMAIIEFVDRDVSAKGQDSGPVMIDDEDDQLAA, encoded by the coding sequence ATCGTAAGCTGCAGCGGACCTCGGCGCACCGCGCGGCCATGTTCCGCAACATGGCGGCGGCGCTCATCAAGCATGAGCAGATCACCACCACCCTCGCCAAGGCGAAGGAGCTTCGTCCCTATACCGAGAAGCTCGTCACCCTCGCCAAGAAGGGCGGCCTGTCGAACCGCCGTCTCGCCCACGCCCGTCTGCTCGACGACGCAATGCTGGTGAAGCTGTTCGACGTGCTGGCCGAGCGTTATGCGGGCCGCAGCGGCGGTTACTGCCGCGTGGTCAAGGCCGGCATCCGTCTGTCGGACGCCGCGCCGATGGCGATCATCGAGTTCGTCGACCGCGACGTTTCGGCCAAGGGCCAGGACAGCGGCCCGGTGATGATCGACGACGAGGACGATCAGCTCGCCGCCTAA